The Hoeflea sp. 108 genome window below encodes:
- a CDS encoding virB8 family protein encodes MVTTDSLKEYFDKARRFDQDRMVSAERSKRLAWFVAIVASVLACVSVAAVVALTPLKTVEPFVIRVDNSTGIVDVVSAMASTAGNYDEEVTKYFAARYVRAREGYVWSEAEENFRTASLMSNAAEQQRFAAAYRGGNPESPQNVYGRSATSRIGIKSISLINSNVVSVRYTRTITRGEDVRTTHWVATITYSYANAPISSSDRLVNPLGFVVSSERPAAEAF; translated from the coding sequence ATGGTGACGACAGACAGTCTCAAGGAATATTTCGACAAGGCGCGCCGCTTCGATCAGGACCGGATGGTCTCCGCCGAGCGCTCAAAACGACTCGCCTGGTTCGTCGCCATCGTCGCCAGCGTGCTGGCCTGCGTCTCGGTTGCCGCCGTGGTCGCGCTGACGCCGCTCAAGACGGTCGAACCCTTTGTCATCCGCGTCGACAATTCGACCGGCATCGTCGACGTCGTGTCAGCCATGGCGTCGACCGCCGGCAACTATGACGAGGAGGTCACCAAATATTTCGCCGCCCGTTACGTCCGGGCACGCGAAGGCTATGTCTGGTCGGAAGCGGAAGAGAATTTCCGGACCGCATCGCTGATGTCGAACGCGGCTGAGCAGCAGCGCTTTGCGGCCGCGTATCGCGGCGGCAATCCGGAATCTCCGCAGAATGTCTATGGGCGCTCGGCGACGTCCCGTATCGGGATCAAGTCAATCTCACTCATCAACAGCAATGTCGTTTCAGTCCGCTACACGCGGACAATCACACGCGGCGAAGATGTCCGCACAACCCATTGGGTGGCAACGATCACCTATTCCTATGCCAATGCCCCAATATCCTCCAGCGACCGGTTGGTGAACCCGCTTGGGTTCGTGGTGAGCAGCGAGCGGCCGGCCGCGGAGGCCTTCTAG
- the virB11 gene encoding P-type DNA transfer ATPase VirB11, translating into MAENSDAGVVRQLLLPLDRFLKDESLYEVVINRPGEVLTEGTAGWKRHELPDLSFDKLMRLARAVASYSNQGIDETRPLLSATLPDDERIQIVIPPATTRDTVSITIRKPSSVALSTADLEEGGLFENVVASADQTSREDPLLASYRSGQYRVFLEGAVLARKNIIISGATGSGKTTISKALIQHIPDDERLISIEDTPELTIPQPNHVRLFYSKGGQGLAKLGAKDLLESCLRMRPDRVLLQELRDGTAFYYIRNINSGHPGSITTVHADSPSLAFEQLTLLVKESDGGQDLDRDDIRNLLKISIDVIVQCKRVGGRFRVTEIYFADAIAPTARISSAGGVAP; encoded by the coding sequence ATGGCGGAAAACTCCGATGCTGGCGTCGTCCGCCAACTGCTTCTGCCGCTCGATCGCTTCTTGAAAGACGAGAGCCTCTACGAGGTCGTCATCAATCGACCCGGCGAAGTGCTGACGGAAGGAACGGCTGGCTGGAAACGCCACGAGCTGCCGGACCTGTCGTTTGACAAGCTGATGCGGCTGGCCCGCGCGGTGGCAAGTTACTCAAATCAGGGCATCGACGAGACGCGCCCGCTTCTCTCTGCCACCCTTCCGGACGACGAACGCATCCAGATTGTGATCCCGCCGGCGACGACACGCGACACCGTTTCCATCACCATCCGCAAGCCCTCATCTGTTGCGCTGTCCACGGCTGATCTGGAGGAGGGCGGCTTGTTCGAGAATGTCGTTGCGAGCGCCGATCAGACCTCTCGTGAAGATCCGTTGTTAGCGAGCTACCGCAGCGGACAGTATCGCGTCTTTCTCGAAGGTGCGGTTCTTGCGCGCAAGAACATCATCATCTCCGGCGCCACGGGATCCGGCAAGACCACGATCTCGAAGGCGCTGATCCAGCACATTCCAGACGACGAACGGCTCATCAGCATCGAAGACACACCGGAGTTGACGATCCCGCAGCCGAACCATGTCCGGCTGTTCTATTCCAAGGGCGGGCAGGGGCTGGCAAAGCTCGGCGCGAAGGATCTGCTTGAATCGTGCCTGCGCATGCGCCCGGATCGGGTCCTCCTGCAGGAGCTGCGTGACGGCACTGCGTTCTACTACATCCGAAACATCAATTCCGGGCACCCCGGCTCGATCACCACCGTTCACGCGGATTCACCAAGCCTGGCGTTCGAGCAACTGACGCTCCTGGTCAAGGAATCCGACGGGGGGCAAGACCTCGACCGGGACGATATCCGCAATCTGCTGAAGATTTCGATCGACGTGATCGTCCAGTGCAAGAGGGTCGGTGGCCGTTTCCGTGTGACCGAGATTTACTTCGCTGACGCCATTGCCCCGACCGCCCGCATCTCTTCAGCTGGAGGGGTCGCGCCATAA
- a CDS encoding BID domain-containing T4SS effector translates to MADEATLGRLSEAQNEHIFRTEILPDYLPDDIGKADRPTLIVLGGQPGSGKTALLTASLTELEETGPAIRVVGDDLRSYHPGFVAHQNADPMTASRFTQADAGIWSEKLLTAATERGVHVVFETTMRTPDNVEKVMTAGRSAGYRIEARVLAVSSRVSWQGCHYRFEELHHAGAAARIPPRAVHDAAVTGLAESLERIERRKLADRLLIQRTDGEAVYDNVLSNGQWLAAARARQVLEETRSRPLSREEIDAFALVWAKVVDRMEARSAPASLLDEVKAHSREDLAWFLADRRRSDDDDAMKTAREVKQRIGIDRSPIIPGGEDPLARPLVRDREEEKPERQVRPGEVLIPGRDVPDLSEAEIGTKLRQSSRLEQKRSEIERLSQLVYGNAAATSATVESIDGAMAGSVAGQDIRAGKLGPMAGEGGRFLRAESPERQTAKAHLPQLAAAMEDYGRTVDFERHQIETKHREEQHRQRQEIRAPSVGLTAILQAPAHEQAARLHAAPQLRRELDGIASSINRRLTPSDRNALKSGDLDRLSRNLAVPHERVATLARVQSQVQAVHGQTQLQRQQLERGRNAGISIKR, encoded by the coding sequence ATGGCGGACGAAGCTACCCTCGGCCGGCTGTCGGAGGCCCAGAACGAACACATCTTTCGCACGGAAATCCTGCCCGACTATCTCCCCGACGATATCGGCAAAGCGGACCGGCCGACCCTGATCGTGCTCGGCGGCCAGCCTGGTTCCGGCAAAACAGCTCTGCTGACGGCGAGCCTTACGGAGCTGGAGGAAACGGGTCCCGCCATCCGCGTCGTCGGCGATGATCTGCGATCCTATCATCCGGGTTTTGTCGCTCACCAGAACGCCGATCCGATGACGGCGTCGCGCTTCACGCAGGCCGATGCCGGCATCTGGAGCGAGAAGTTGCTGACGGCTGCCACCGAACGCGGTGTCCACGTCGTGTTCGAAACCACGATGAGGACCCCCGACAATGTCGAGAAGGTCATGACGGCCGGACGATCGGCCGGCTATCGCATCGAAGCGCGCGTGCTGGCCGTCAGTTCGCGAGTCAGTTGGCAGGGTTGCCACTACCGCTTCGAGGAATTGCATCATGCCGGCGCAGCGGCGCGGATCCCGCCGCGCGCCGTCCATGATGCCGCCGTCACCGGCCTCGCAGAAAGCCTGGAGCGCATCGAGCGCCGCAAGCTCGCAGATCGTCTCCTGATTCAACGGACCGATGGCGAGGCGGTCTATGACAATGTTCTATCCAACGGACAGTGGCTGGCGGCAGCCAGGGCGCGACAGGTGCTTGAGGAAACGCGAAGCCGTCCATTATCCCGCGAGGAAATCGACGCCTTCGCGCTTGTCTGGGCCAAGGTCGTGGATCGTATGGAGGCTCGTAGCGCGCCGGCGTCCCTGCTCGATGAAGTCAAGGCCCACTCACGCGAAGACCTCGCCTGGTTTCTGGCGGATCGGCGTCGCTCGGATGATGACGATGCCATGAAGACCGCCCGGGAGGTCAAGCAGCGGATCGGCATCGACCGGAGTCCCATCATTCCAGGCGGCGAAGACCCTCTGGCGCGTCCCCTGGTCCGTGATCGTGAGGAAGAGAAACCGGAGCGGCAGGTTCGACCGGGAGAGGTCCTCATTCCCGGGCGGGACGTGCCCGATCTGAGCGAGGCCGAGATCGGCACCAAGCTGCGGCAATCCTCACGGCTGGAGCAAAAGCGTTCTGAAATCGAACGGCTATCCCAACTGGTCTATGGAAACGCCGCTGCTACATCGGCGACGGTCGAGAGCATCGATGGCGCCATGGCGGGCTCCGTCGCTGGACAGGATATCCGGGCTGGAAAGCTTGGACCCATGGCAGGCGAGGGCGGTCGGTTCCTGCGTGCCGAAAGCCCGGAACGCCAGACCGCGAAGGCACATCTGCCGCAGCTTGCCGCCGCAATGGAGGATTATGGCCGCACGGTCGATTTCGAGCGGCATCAGATCGAGACGAAGCATCGTGAGGAGCAACATCGCCAGCGTCAGGAAATCCGAGCGCCATCGGTGGGATTGACGGCAATCCTGCAGGCGCCGGCGCACGAGCAGGCCGCGAGGCTGCACGCCGCCCCGCAGTTGCGACGGGAGCTGGACGGCATCGCTTCGTCAATCAATCGGCGGTTGACGCCCTCTGACCGAAATGCCTTGAAATCAGGGGATCTCGATCGACTGTCACGAAACCTCGCTGTCCCTCATGAGCGTGTCGCCACGCTCGCGCGCGTGCAGTCTCAGGTGCAGGCGGTGCATGGTCAGACCCAGCTGCAGCGACAGCAATTGGAACGCGGCCGCAATGCTGGGATCTCGATAAAGCGATAA